The sequence TGTCATCCTCCTGCTTTCTTTTCTCATCTACGTCAACATCGATCCGAATTTCGTCTACGGGATATCCGGGAAGAATATCCTGCGTCATATTTTCTTCTCGGGTAATGTATCGGTGTTCTGGAGCATCACGCCGGAAGTGGAATTTTATTTCCTGTTCGTGCTGGCCTGGGCCGCCGGCAGCCGTTACCTGATCCGTTCCGATGTCGCTGGTCTGTTGCTGCTGGCCCTGGCCAGCGTGATCCTGTTGTCATACCGGGATATTTTCCCGGGTACCTTCGTCGGCTCGAAATTGCATTATTTCCTGTTCGGCATGATTGCCGGCCTGATGCGATCCCACATCCATAGCGAGGATCAGAGCCGCAAGCTGTTCGCCATCCTGCATGCGCTGGCAATTGCCACGATCATAGCGCTGACAGCGGGATGGCTGGCTCTCCCATTCTCCAGCAATCAAGCGTTCTACAACAGCATCCTGACGGCTGTATTCGGCGCCTTCCTGGTGTTCAGCCTGTCTTTTCCATCTGCTGTCGGCAATCTGTTTTTCGCAAACAGAGCGATGGTCTTATGTGGTGAATGGAGTTTTTCCATCTACCTGCTGCATATGCCGCTCATTTATCTGGCCAAGAAAATTCATCCAGAACCTTTCCAGCTGTTCGTCTTGCTGCCCTTGGTCATTCTTGTGCTCTTGTTTTCATGGCTCAACTTTCAGCTGATCGAGAGACCCGGAGCGCGTCTGATCAGATCCGTCGGCGGCGTATTCAAGCGGAAATTCCTTGCAGTGTTTCCGACAGCGGCCAGCCCTCGGGCTATGCCTTTAGGAGGTAATACCAGATGAATAAATTCCTGTTTTCGATCGCGGCCATGGTTGCTGCCTTGCTTTGCCAGCCGTCGATGGCCAGTTGCCTGGACGGCAAGCCCCTGGCCGGCGTCAACCTCAGCGGCGCCGAGTTCGCGGCGGAGAAATTGCCCGGCAAGGTATTCACCGACTACGTGTATCCGGACCTGGACGAAATGCGCCAGTTTCAATCCATGGGCATGAACACCTTCCGCCTGCCGTTTCTTTGGGAAAGGCTCCAGCCACAGCTGTTCGGCGAGCTGGACCAGGCCGAACTGCAGCGCATCAAGGATAGCGTTGCGGCCGCCAGTTCAATTGGCGTCTGCCTGATCCTCGATGTGCACAACTATGGCCAGTATCGCGGCAAGCCGATTGGTTCGCCGCAAGTGCCGCGTGCAGCCCTGGTCGACCTCTGGCAGCGTCTGCTGGTCAATTTCAAGGATCCGGCCAACGTCGCCTTCGACCTGATGAACGAGCCGGCCAAGCTGCCGACCGCGGAATGGGCGGCAACCGCGCAAGAGACGTTGAGCGCCTTGCGCAGGAAAGGCTCGCGGCATCTGATCATGGTTCCCGGGGGCGGCTGGAGCGGCGCCCATTCCTGGTATGCAAAAGACGGCCTGGTGTCGAATGCCGACGCCTTCCGCTTCTTTCACGATCCGCTCAATAACTACATGATCGAAGTCCATCAATACGCGGACGCGGATTTTTCCGGCACCGGCAACGATTGCGTGGACCCGGCCCGCCTGAGCGCAATCATGGCCGACGTCGCCCTCTGGGCCACCTCGACCAGGCGCCGCCTGTTCCTGGGCGAATTCGGGGTGCCGGCCAACCAGCCATGCCTGGCGGCCTTGGCGGCGATGATGGATGCAATCAAGGGCAATTCCGCCTGGGGCGGCTGGACCTATTGGGCCGCGGGGCAGTGGCTGGCAACTTATCCGTTCAGCGTGCAGCCTGACGGCAGCGGTGAGCGGCCGCAAATGTCGATCCTGAAGCAAGCCATGCCATCCCAAGGCAAACAATAGCCAGCGGCAGGCGATGCCTGCCGGAGGCAAGACTAAAAGGAATGACAATGAAATTTTCGCTGGTGTTGGCTACGGTAGGACGGTTTGACGAGCTGGTGCGCTTTCTGGAATCGCTGGACGCGCAGGATTACCGCAACTTTGAATTGATCGTGGTCGACCAGAACGGCGACGACCGGCTGGTCGCGCTGCTGCGGCGCTATCGTCAGAAATTCTCGCTGCGCCATGTGCGCGCGCTGGCGCGCGGCGTATCGTGTGCACGCAATCTTGGCCTGGAACTGGTGGATGGCGATGTGATTGCCTTTCCCGACGACGATTGCTGGTATCCGGCCGGCTTGCTGCAAAAAGTCGCCACTGTATTGAACAGTCATCCGGAGCTGGATGGCATTACCGGGCGCTTCACCGATGGCGACGGCAACACCGAGGGCCGCTGGCTGGAAAACAGTGTGTTGCTGAATCGCTATAACGTATGGCGCGGCGCGATTGAGTTCAGCATATTCCTGCGTCAGCGCGTGATTGACGTGGTCGGGCCGTTCGACGAGACGCTGGGCGTCGGCGCCGGCACGGCCTGGGGCGCCGCAGAGGGGACCGATTATCTTCTGCGCAGCCTGCGCTATGGCTTCAAGCTGAAATTCATGGCCGACATGACCTTGCATCATCCGGTAAAGACCAGCCATTTCGATGCTAACGCCTGTAACCGGCAACAGAAATATGAGGCTGGAATAGGGCGCGTGATGCGGATCAATCACTATCCGTTCTGGTATTTCCCGATTACCTGCATGCGGACTTGCTGCGGTGTCCTGGTGGCGCTGGCGGGCGGTAATTTTCTCAAGGCCAGGTTCAAGTACCTGAGCGTGCTGGCGCGAATGCGCGGCTGGCGCGCGTAGCAAATGACTATGGGAATACTATGAATCAGAAGAGCAGTGGGCTGGCGTCCGGATCGATCTGGTCGATCATCGATAATCTCGCCCAGCAAGCCATTTCATTCGTGATCTTTGCAGTGCTGGCGCGCTTTCTGGCGCCGGACGCGTTTGGCTTGCTGACCGTCGCCCATCTCTTTATCCTGTTCACCCGGCTGGTGGTGTTCGACGCCATCGCCATGCCGGTGATACGCGGCGGCGCTCCGGACGACCGGCTCTATTCTTGGGTGTTTACTTGTTGCGCAGCAGTTGCCTTGCTGCTGACGGCCTTGATGTTTTTTTCCGCGGGCGTGGTGTCTTCCATGTACCGGGCGCCGGAATTGAAGCCGGTATTGCAGGGCATGAGCCTGTCGGTGCTTTTTTTTGGCCTGGTGCGCGCCTACGAAGCCAGGCTGGTGCGCAAGATGATGTTCCGCCAGCTGGCAGTCCGCTCGATCGGCTCTGTCTTGACCGGCGGCGTAGTTGGCATCGCGCTTGCCGCTAGCGGCTGGGGCCCGATGTCGCTGGTGGTGCAGCAGGTCACTGCCTCCGGCTTGGCGCTGGTGCTGGTGGTGGCGCAAAGCCGCTGGCTGCCGCGCATCGTGTTTGACCGCGGTTTGAGCAGGAAATACTGGAACGACATCCGCCAGGTCGGATTGAGTGGTGTCCTGAGCTTTGCCAATACCAATGGCGATTCGCTGTTGGTCAGTATTTTCCTGGGACCGTACGCCACCGGTTTGTACAACCTGGCAAAAAGAGTGACCTCGTCGGTGTATCTGGTGATCGCCAGCTCCATGCAAAAAGTCGCTTTGCCGGTATTTTCGGATGCCGGCGCCGACCTCTCCGCGCTCAGCCGCGGCTACCTGAAGATCGTCGGCATCACGCTGTTTTGCGTGGCGCCTTTGCTGTGCTTCCAGGCGGTGCTGGCAGAGCCTCTGGTGGCCGCCGTGTTCGGCGCCAAATGGCTGCCGGCGGCGCCTATTGTCGGCGTGCTGGCCTTGCTGTACCTGCTGTCGTCCATCGTTCACTTGAACGACTACCTGTTTTTCTCGTTGGGCAGGAACCGCGTGCCGGTGCTGCTCGGCATCGCGCAATTGGCGCTGGCGACCTTATTGGCGGTCAATTTTTATCACTTTGGCCTGCTTGGCATGAGCTTGTCGTTCTGCGGCGCCTACCTGCTGGTTTTCCCGATTTCCCAGATCCTGTTGAACCGTGCCCTTGGCCTCAAGCTGCGGGCGATGTGGTACGCGCTGGCGCCGCCGCTGGTGGGCAGCTTGATTCTGGTTTTAGGGCTGCTGCTTTATCTGTCGCTGATTCCGCCAGGTCTTGGCAACGCAGCTCTGGTTGCGGGCGGTGTTTTTATTGCCTGTTTTTTGTACCCGTTCATGGTGGCCGTCACCGGCTGGCGAATCAGGGCGGTTAACGCTTCCTGGCACGGCTTGCTGCTGTCAGCCATGCGCCTTGGCCGCATGCGATAAGCAGCGGCGGCTTGCCGCCATGGGTATTCCCGCGTCTTTAAAGGCGTGGTTTAGGAGAGTTTTTTCATGAACACAAAGAAGACAATTCCGATTGCAGGCTTTCCCATAGTGACGACCACGTCCCCTGTATTGGCCAGGTATCTGCTGTACGCAATGTGGCTCAACAAGAAGATCACGCTGTTTTTCGCCAACACGAACTTCATCGTCCAGTGCAACCACCTGCTGGACAAGATGAAGAACAGCTCGGTGACGATAGTCAATGACGGCGTCGGCATGGATATCGCCGCTTTCCTGTTCCGCCGCCACGCCTTCAAGGAGAACCTGAACGGCACCGATTTCATACCGCAACTGCTGTCCGGGGCAGACGGCCCCAAGCGCGTGTTCATGGTGGGTGGAAAGCCGGAGATCCTGCCCAAGGCGCTTGAACATATGCGGACGACGCTGAAGCAGACCGTGGTCGGCAGCTGCGACGGCTATGCCGGCATGAAACAGCGGCGCGCCGGCCTGGTGGAGGAGATCAACCGGGCACAGGCGGACATCGTGCTGGTTGCACTCGGCAATCCGCTGCAGGAAGAGTGGATACTCGCCAACCGCCAGGCGCTGGATGCAAAAGTCGTCATCGGCGTCGGCGCTCTGTTCGATTTCTGGGGCGGCTACAAGCCGCGGGCCCCGCAGCTGGTGCAAAAGATGCGGCTGGAATGGCTGTATCGCTTGTGTCTTGAGCCGCGCCGCCTGCTGCGCCGCTATACCGTCGACATCCTGAAATTCTTGCTGTTGTGCCGCAAGTACGACAGCCGCAACGCGAAAACCTGAAGCAATTCCCCGGCATGGCTGCCGCAGGGTGGCCGTGCGACTTGATTTTGATGATATTTATGCGAGGTGAAAAATGAAAGCAATGATTCTAGCTGCAGGCAAAGGAACGCGCGTTCGTCCGCTGACCTACGATCTGCCGAAACCCATGATACCGATCCTGGGCAAACCGGTGATGGCCTACCTGGTCGAGTATCTGGCCAGTTACGGGGTGCGCGAGATCATGGTCAACGTCAGCTACCTGCATCACAAGATCGAAGAGTATTTCGGCGACGGCAGCCAGTACGGTGTGCAGATCGGCTACTCCTTCGAAGGCTACACCAACGAGCGCGGCGAAGTGGTGGCGGAGCCGCTGGGATCGGCGGGCGGCATGAAGAAGATCCAGCAATTCGGTCATTTTTTTGACGACACCACGATTGTCATCTGCGGCGATGCCTTGATCGACCTGGATCTCAGTTCGGCTCTGTTCGAGCACAAGAACAAGGGCGCCATGGCCAGCGTGATCACCAAGGAAGTACCTTGGGACAAAGTCAACAACTACGGCGTGGTGGTGATGGACCAGGACGGGCGGGTGCAATCGTTCCAGGAAAAGCCGCAGCAACATGAAGCCTTGTCGAATTTCGCCAGCACCGGCATTTACATTTTCGAACCGGAAGCGATCGACCTGATTCCGGCTGACACGATGTTCGATATCGGTTCCGAACTGTTTCCGCTGATGGCGCAGAAAAACCTCCCGTTCTATGCGCAGCAACGGTTTTTCAACTGGACCGACATCGGCACCGTGACCGATTTCTGGAGCGTCTTGCAAAGCGTATTGCAAGGCCATGTCGCGCAACTGGAGATTCCGGGAAAGCAGATCGCCGATGGCTTGTGGGCTGGCCTCAACACCAGTATAGACTGGGACGGAACGACTATCGAAGGGCCGGTGTACATCGGCTCGGGTTGCCGCATCGACGCCGGCTGCAAGATCGTCGGCCCGACCTGGATCGGAAACGGCAGCCATATCTGCAGCGGCGCGCAAGTGGAACGCAGCGTGCTGTTCGAATACACCCGCATCCTTGGCGATGCGCGGCTGGACGAGGTGATCGTGTTCAAGGAATACAGCGTGAACCGCGCCGGCGAGATGCGCCGGCTGGCCGAAGTCGACAACCAGGACTGGGGCGACGCGCGCGACCGCTTGCTGGAACCGGTCACTTCCTTGGAATGAACTGACATGAAAATATATCCTGTAATCCTGGCCGGAGGTTCCGGCACCCGCTTGTGGCCGCTGTCGCGCGAAGCCATCCCCAAGCAGCTGCTGGCGCTGCGCTCGCAATATTCGATGCTGCAGGAAACCTTGCTGCGCCTGGCCGACTGGCCGGAGCTGATGCCGCCGCTGCTCACCTGCGGCAACGAGCATCGTTTCATGGTGGCGGAGCAGCTGCGCGGCATCAGCATCGAGCCGCTGGCCATCCTGCTGGAGCCGGAAGCCAGGAATACCGCGCCGACGGTGGCGGTGGCGGCGCACTATCTGGTGCAGCATGACAAGGACGCCATCATGCTGGTGCTGCCGGCCGACCACGTGATCGGCGATCCGCAAGCCTTCCATACCGCGGTCCGGCAAGCGGCGCAGGCAGTCGAGAAAGGCGCCCTGGCGACTTTCGGCATCGTGCCGACCGCCGCCGAAACCGGCTACGGCTACATCCGCCGCGCCAAAACCGCGTTCAGCGGCATCGACGGTTGCTATGCGGTCGAACAATTCGTGGAAAAGCCGGACCGCGCCAAGGCTGAAACTTTTCTCGCCGACGCCGCGTATAGCTGGAACAGCGGCATGTTCCTGTTCCAGCCGGCGCGCTACCTGGCGGAACTGCGCGAATACCGGCCGGCCATCGCCGCCAGCTGCCAGCAGGCTTTCGATGCCTCTTACCGCGATCTCGATTTCTGCCGGCTGGATGAAGCCGCCTTTGCCAAATGCCCGGCCGAATCCATCGATTACGCGGTCATGGAAAATACCCGGCACGCGGTGGTGGTGCCGGCGGCGATCGGCTGGAGCGATATCGGATCCTGGTCCGCGCTATGGCAAATCATGGACGGCGACGACGACGGCAATGTCTTGCGTGGCGACGTGTATACCGACGGCGTGAGCGATTCGATGATTCGCGCGGAAAGCCGTTTCGTGGCGGTGATCGGGGTCAAGGACACGGTGGTGGTGGAAACCAAGGATGCAGTGCTGGTGGTGCACAAGGACCAGGTCCAGGGCGTCAAGAAAATCGTCGAGGCGCTGCGCAAGAACAGCCGCACCGAGCACATGAACCACATGCGCGTCTACCGGCCGTGGGGCTGTTATGAAGGGATAGACGCCGGCGACCGTTTCCAGGTGAAGCGGATTACCGTCAACCCGGGCGGGAAACTCTCGCTGCAGATGCATCACCACCGCGCCGAGCACTGGGTAGTGGTCAGCGGCACCGCGCGCATAGTTTGCGGTGAAGAAGAGAAATTCCTGACCGAGAATGAATCTACTTACATTCCCATTGGCGTCAAGCATCGCCTGGAAAATCCTGGGAAATTGCCGCTGCATCTGATCGAGGTGCAATCAGGCAGTTACCTGGGCGAGGACGATATTGTGCGCTTCGAAGACATTTATAAGCGTTGTTAAGGCATTCACTGCGGAGAAAAACATGTTGCAACTATCTAAATCCATTTTCAAGGCCTATGACATCCGCGGTGTCGTCGGCGTCACCCTTGACGAGGGGATTGCCCGCCAGATCGGCCGGGCCTTCGGCGTCGCTGCCCGTGCCAGAGGCGAAAACGTGGTGATCATCGGGCGCGACGGCCGATTGTCGGGGCCGGAACTGAGCGCGGCCCTGGTGACGGGCTTGCAAAATGCGGGCGTGAGCGTGATCGACCTGGGCGTGGTGGCGACTCCCATGGTGTATTTCGCTACCCACGTACTTGGCGCGCAGTCCGGCATCATGGTCACCGGCAGCCATAATCCACCCGATTACAATGGCTTCAAGATGGTGCTGGCGGGAGAGGCGATCCATGGCGAGACTATCCAGCAGCTGTATCAAGCCATCGCCAATGGCGGCGCCGGCGCGACCGTCGCAGCGCCCAACGGCAGTTACCGGCGGCACGACATCAAGGATGCCTACCTGCAGCGGATTGTCAGCGATGTGAAGCTGGCGCGGCCGATGAAGATCGTGATCGATTGCGGCAACGGCGTCGCCGGCGCGTTTGCCGGCGAGCTGTATCGCGCGCTCGGCTGCGAGGTGGAGGAGCTGTTCTGCGAAGTGGACGGTACTTTCCCTAACCATCACCCCGATCCGGCGCATCCGGAAAATCTGCAGGACGTGATCCGCGCCTTGCAGCATTCCGACGCGGAAATCGGGCTGGCGTTCGATGGCGACGGTGATCGTCTCGGCGTGGTGACCAAAGATGGCCAGATCATCTATCCGGATCGGCAGCTGATGCTGTTCGCCGCGGATGTGCTGACGCGCCATCCCGGCCGCGAGATCCTGTATGACGTCAAATGCACGCGCCACTTGGCGCCGTGGATCACCGAACATGGCGGCAAGCCGTTGATGTGGAAGACTGGCCATTCCCTGGTCAAGGCCAAGATGCGTGAAACCGGCGCGCCGCTGGGCGGCGAGATGAGCGGCCATGTTTTCTTCAAGGACCGCTGGTACGGTTTCGACGATGGCATGTACGCCGGCGCGCGCCTGCTGGAACTGCTGAGCCGGGAAAGCGACCCGTCGGCAGTGCTGAATGCCTTGCCGCAATCGTCCAGTACGCCCGAACTGCAATTAAAGCTGGAAGAGGGCGAGAATTTCTCGCTAATCGAAAAGTTGCAGGGTGAGGCGAATTTCCCCGGGGCGGAAGACATCATCAAGATTGACGGCCTGCGGGTTGAATATGTGGATGGCTTCGGTCTGGCGCGTTCATCCAACACCACGCCGGTGATCGTGATGCGTTTTGAAGCAGAATCGGAACAGGCGCTGGCGCGGATTCAATCCGAGTTCAAGCGCGTGATTCTGCATGCCAAACCGGATGCCATATTGCCATTCCCTGCCAACGCCTAGATGAAGGTTTTGCCGATGCACGATCAGCGACCGCTTGCCAATGAACCATCCGGGCGCCATGTATTCATTGATAACGCCAAGGCCATCGGCATCGTCCTGATCGTCATCGGCCACAGCAAAGGCCTGCCGGACTACCTGGTGCGGCTGATATTCAGCTTTCACGTGCCGCTGTTCTTTTTCATTTCAGGTTTTTTGCTCAAGCCGGAGAAACTGCAGCAGAGCGTGCATGGCAGTGTAAAAAGAACGCTGCGGACCTTGGCCGTGCCGTATCTTTTCTTTTTCTGTTTCGCCTTCGGCTACTGGCTGCTCACCCGCAATATCGGTGAAAAGGCCATATTGTCGGCCGGTCGCGCCTGGTATCAGCCTTTCATAGGCTTGCTGACCGGCCTGGAGGTCGATCTCTATATTGATCCGCCGCTCTGGTTTTTCCCTTGCCTGATCATGACAGCCATCCTGTACCAGCTGGCACGCAAGCAGCTGACGGCGGTAGTTGCGGCCGGCTGTTTCGTGGTACTTGGGATTGCCGTCACGCTGCTCTTCAATCAACCGTCCTACAGGC comes from Collimonas pratensis and encodes:
- a CDS encoding acyltransferase family protein — its product is MDREKIDAITGLRGLAALLVVYGHALDWFALPWKNHLSGEVGVTIFFSLSGFLMAYLYLGRQFSAINVVDYAVSRFSRIAPAYLVILLLSFLIYVNIDPNFVYGISGKNILRHIFFSGNVSVFWSITPEVEFYFLFVLAWAAGSRYLIRSDVAGLLLLALASVILLSYRDIFPGTFVGSKLHYFLFGMIAGLMRSHIHSEDQSRKLFAILHALAIATIIALTAGWLALPFSSNQAFYNSILTAVFGAFLVFSLSFPSAVGNLFFANRAMVLCGEWSFSIYLLHMPLIYLAKKIHPEPFQLFVLLPLVILVLLFSWLNFQLIERPGARLIRSVGGVFKRKFLAVFPTAASPRAMPLGGNTR
- a CDS encoding glycoside hydrolase family 5 protein, yielding MNKFLFSIAAMVAALLCQPSMASCLDGKPLAGVNLSGAEFAAEKLPGKVFTDYVYPDLDEMRQFQSMGMNTFRLPFLWERLQPQLFGELDQAELQRIKDSVAAASSIGVCLILDVHNYGQYRGKPIGSPQVPRAALVDLWQRLLVNFKDPANVAFDLMNEPAKLPTAEWAATAQETLSALRRKGSRHLIMVPGGGWSGAHSWYAKDGLVSNADAFRFFHDPLNNYMIEVHQYADADFSGTGNDCVDPARLSAIMADVALWATSTRRRLFLGEFGVPANQPCLAALAAMMDAIKGNSAWGGWTYWAAGQWLATYPFSVQPDGSGERPQMSILKQAMPSQGKQ
- a CDS encoding glycosyltransferase family 2 protein, whose protein sequence is MKFSLVLATVGRFDELVRFLESLDAQDYRNFELIVVDQNGDDRLVALLRRYRQKFSLRHVRALARGVSCARNLGLELVDGDVIAFPDDDCWYPAGLLQKVATVLNSHPELDGITGRFTDGDGNTEGRWLENSVLLNRYNVWRGAIEFSIFLRQRVIDVVGPFDETLGVGAGTAWGAAEGTDYLLRSLRYGFKLKFMADMTLHHPVKTSHFDANACNRQQKYEAGIGRVMRINHYPFWYFPITCMRTCCGVLVALAGGNFLKARFKYLSVLARMRGWRA
- a CDS encoding lipopolysaccharide biosynthesis protein, with the translated sequence MNQKSSGLASGSIWSIIDNLAQQAISFVIFAVLARFLAPDAFGLLTVAHLFILFTRLVVFDAIAMPVIRGGAPDDRLYSWVFTCCAAVALLLTALMFFSAGVVSSMYRAPELKPVLQGMSLSVLFFGLVRAYEARLVRKMMFRQLAVRSIGSVLTGGVVGIALAASGWGPMSLVVQQVTASGLALVLVVAQSRWLPRIVFDRGLSRKYWNDIRQVGLSGVLSFANTNGDSLLVSIFLGPYATGLYNLAKRVTSSVYLVIASSMQKVALPVFSDAGADLSALSRGYLKIVGITLFCVAPLLCFQAVLAEPLVAAVFGAKWLPAAPIVGVLALLYLLSSIVHLNDYLFFSLGRNRVPVLLGIAQLALATLLAVNFYHFGLLGMSLSFCGAYLLVFPISQILLNRALGLKLRAMWYALAPPLVGSLILVLGLLLYLSLIPPGLGNAALVAGGVFIACFLYPFMVAVTGWRIRAVNASWHGLLLSAMRLGRMR
- a CDS encoding WecB/TagA/CpsF family glycosyltransferase, giving the protein MNTKKTIPIAGFPIVTTTSPVLARYLLYAMWLNKKITLFFANTNFIVQCNHLLDKMKNSSVTIVNDGVGMDIAAFLFRRHAFKENLNGTDFIPQLLSGADGPKRVFMVGGKPEILPKALEHMRTTLKQTVVGSCDGYAGMKQRRAGLVEEINRAQADIVLVALGNPLQEEWILANRQALDAKVVIGVGALFDFWGGYKPRAPQLVQKMRLEWLYRLCLEPRRLLRRYTVDILKFLLLCRKYDSRNAKT
- a CDS encoding sugar phosphate nucleotidyltransferase, which produces MKAMILAAGKGTRVRPLTYDLPKPMIPILGKPVMAYLVEYLASYGVREIMVNVSYLHHKIEEYFGDGSQYGVQIGYSFEGYTNERGEVVAEPLGSAGGMKKIQQFGHFFDDTTIVICGDALIDLDLSSALFEHKNKGAMASVITKEVPWDKVNNYGVVVMDQDGRVQSFQEKPQQHEALSNFASTGIYIFEPEAIDLIPADTMFDIGSELFPLMAQKNLPFYAQQRFFNWTDIGTVTDFWSVLQSVLQGHVAQLEIPGKQIADGLWAGLNTSIDWDGTTIEGPVYIGSGCRIDAGCKIVGPTWIGNGSHICSGAQVERSVLFEYTRILGDARLDEVIVFKEYSVNRAGEMRRLAEVDNQDWGDARDRLLEPVTSLE
- a CDS encoding mannose-1-phosphate guanylyltransferase/mannose-6-phosphate isomerase — translated: MKIYPVILAGGSGTRLWPLSREAIPKQLLALRSQYSMLQETLLRLADWPELMPPLLTCGNEHRFMVAEQLRGISIEPLAILLEPEARNTAPTVAVAAHYLVQHDKDAIMLVLPADHVIGDPQAFHTAVRQAAQAVEKGALATFGIVPTAAETGYGYIRRAKTAFSGIDGCYAVEQFVEKPDRAKAETFLADAAYSWNSGMFLFQPARYLAELREYRPAIAASCQQAFDASYRDLDFCRLDEAAFAKCPAESIDYAVMENTRHAVVVPAAIGWSDIGSWSALWQIMDGDDDGNVLRGDVYTDGVSDSMIRAESRFVAVIGVKDTVVVETKDAVLVVHKDQVQGVKKIVEALRKNSRTEHMNHMRVYRPWGCYEGIDAGDRFQVKRITVNPGGKLSLQMHHHRAEHWVVVSGTARIVCGEEEKFLTENESTYIPIGVKHRLENPGKLPLHLIEVQSGSYLGEDDIVRFEDIYKRC
- a CDS encoding phosphomannomutase/phosphoglucomutase translates to MLQLSKSIFKAYDIRGVVGVTLDEGIARQIGRAFGVAARARGENVVIIGRDGRLSGPELSAALVTGLQNAGVSVIDLGVVATPMVYFATHVLGAQSGIMVTGSHNPPDYNGFKMVLAGEAIHGETIQQLYQAIANGGAGATVAAPNGSYRRHDIKDAYLQRIVSDVKLARPMKIVIDCGNGVAGAFAGELYRALGCEVEELFCEVDGTFPNHHPDPAHPENLQDVIRALQHSDAEIGLAFDGDGDRLGVVTKDGQIIYPDRQLMLFAADVLTRHPGREILYDVKCTRHLAPWITEHGGKPLMWKTGHSLVKAKMRETGAPLGGEMSGHVFFKDRWYGFDDGMYAGARLLELLSRESDPSAVLNALPQSSSTPELQLKLEEGENFSLIEKLQGEANFPGAEDIIKIDGLRVEYVDGFGLARSSNTTPVIVMRFEAESEQALARIQSEFKRVILHAKPDAILPFPANA
- a CDS encoding acyltransferase family protein, giving the protein MHDQRPLANEPSGRHVFIDNAKAIGIVLIVIGHSKGLPDYLVRLIFSFHVPLFFFISGFLLKPEKLQQSVHGSVKRTLRTLAVPYLFFFCFAFGYWLLTRNIGEKAILSAGRAWYQPFIGLLTGLEVDLYIDPPLWFFPCLIMTAILYQLARKQLTAVVAAGCFVVLGIAVTLLFNQPSYRLLLGLDSMWVALSFYALGQLARENTWFSRVGIMQLILFGLLASLLLVWAGSLNDQVDLATMYFGARPALYLPTSLLGIAATLAIAKLLPASRVANWLSQNTLIIFPAHFIFLGLVRGIALSLHAIPRDYHYALGWSVASSAMAILLCLPLLHVLRVLRIRL